The following proteins come from a genomic window of Andrena cerasifolii isolate SP2316 chromosome 6, iyAndCera1_principal, whole genome shotgun sequence:
- the Prp6 gene encoding pre-mRNA processing factor 6, with protein sequence MAVPSVSLSTRNKKHFLGVPAPLGYVAGVGRGATGFTTRSDIGPARDANDVSDDRHAPPTKRTKKKEEEEEDEEDLNDSNYDEFSGYGGSLFSKDPYDKDDEEADAIYEAIDKRMDEKRKEYREKRLREELERYRQERPKIQQQFSDLKRELVNVTEEEWKNVPEVGDARNRKQRNPRAEKFTPLPDSVLARNLGGETSSSIDPTSGLASMMPGVATPGMLTPTGDLDLRKIGQARNTLMNVKLNQVSDSVEGQTVVDPKGYLTDLQSMIPTYGGDINDIKKARLLLKSVRETNPNHPPAWIASARLEEVTGKVQAARNLIMKGCEVNPTSEDLWLEAARLQPPDTAKAVIAQSVRHIPTSVRIWIKAADLETETKAKRRVYRKALEHIPNSVRLWKAAVELEEPEDARILLSRAVECCPTSVDLWLALARLETYDNARKVLNKARENIPTDRQIWTTAAKLEEANGNKHMVEKIIDRAISSLSANGVEINREHWFKEAMEAEKAGAVHTCQVIVKAIIGFGVEEEDRKHTWMEDAEACAQQGALECARAVYAYALSTFPSKKSIWLRAAYFEKTYGTRESLESLLQRAVAHCPKSEVLWLMGAKSKWLAGDVPAARGILSLAFQANPNSEEIWLAAVKLESENSEYERARRLLAKARASAPTPRVMMKSAKLEWALNNLDAALLLLKEALEAFDDFPKLWLMKGQIEEQQGNLDKALDTYTQAIKKCPSSIPLWRLLAQLEHRKGQVTKARSVLEKARLKNPRNAELWLEAIRNELRSGGVRDMANTLMAKALQECATSGLLWAEAIFMEPRPQRKTKSVDALKKCEHDPYVLLAVSKLFWCEHKISKCRDWFNRTVKIDPDLGDAWAYFYKFELLNGTEEQQEDVKKRCIAAEPHHGENWCKVSKNITHWCLSIDQILVLVAKDLPIPI encoded by the exons ATGGCAGTTCCGTCAGTTTCGTTGTCGACAAGAAATAAGAAACATTTCTTAGGCGTTCCGGCTCCTTTGGGATATGTTGCTGGTGTTGGAAGAGG AGCTACCGGATTTACGACCAGATCTGATATCGGACCAGCTCGAGATGCTAATGATGTCTC AGACGACAGACATGCTCCACCAACGAAACGGacaaagaagaaggaagaagaagaggaggatgaAGAGGATTTGAATGACTCTAATTACGATGAGTTTTCTGGTTATGGAGGCTCACTGTTTAGTAAA GATCCATATGATAAAGATGACGAAGAAGCTGATGCTATTTACGAAGCTATTGACAAGCGGATGGATGAGAAACGTAAAGAGTATAGGGAAAAGAGACTCAGAGAAGAACTGGAAAGGTATCGTCAAGAACGCCCCAAAATTCAGCAACAGTTCTCAGACTTGAAGAGGGAATTAGTAAACGTAACCGAGGAAGAATGGAAAAATGTTCCAGAAGTCGGCGATGCTAGAAACCGGAAGCAACGAAATCCACGAGCAGAAAAATTCACGCCTCTACCAGACTCTGTGCTCGCAAGGAACTTGGGCGGTGAAACATCCAGCAGTATCGACCCAACGAGTGGTCTGGCATCTATGATGCCTGGTGTAGCGACACCTGGGATGTTGACTCCCACAGGAGATCTGGATCTAAGAAAAATTGGACAGGCTAGAAATACTTTAATGAACGTTAAATTGAACCAGGTGTCTGACTCTGTAGAAGGACAAACTGTTGTCGATCCCAAGGGCTACCTTACTGATCTGCAAAGTATGATTCCGACATACGGCGGTGACATCAA CGACATCAAGAAAGCTAGACTGCTACTGAAGTCCGTGAGAGAAACGAATCCCAATCACCCACCGGCATGGATTGCATCGGCTCGCTTAGAAGAAGTCACAGGGAAAGTGCAAGCCGCGCGAAATTTGATAATGAAAGGATGCGAGGTGAATCCCACGTCCGAAGACTTGTGGTTGGAAGCGGCTAGGCTTCAACCACCAGATACAGCTAAAGCAGTGATCGCTCAATCAGTACGACACATACCGACGTCCGTTAGAATCTGGATAAAAGCCGCTGATTTAGAGACGGAAACGAAAGCGAAAAGAAGAGTGTACCGCAAAGCTTTAGAGCATATCCCGAATTCAGTGAGACTGTGGAAGGCAGCGGTTGAGTTGGAGGAACCAGAAGATGCGCGCATATTACTTAGCCGAGCGGTCGAATGCTGCCCGACTAGTGTAGACTTATGGCTTGCACTCGCTAGATTAGAAACTTACGACAATGCGAGAAAAGTGCTTAACAAAGCGAGAGAGAATATCCCGACTGATAGACAAATATGGACTACCGCCGCGAAGTTAGAGGAAGCGAATGGGAATAAACACATGGTTGAGAAGATCATTGATCGCGCGATATCGTCGTTGAGCGCGAACGGGGTCGAGATTAATAGAGAACACTGGTTCAAGGAAGCTATGGAAGCTGAAAAAGCTGGCGCGGTGCACACCTGCCAAGTCATAGTTAAAGCTATCATTGGTTTTGGTGTGGAGGAAGAAGATAGGAAACACACGTGGATGGAAGATGCGGAGGCT TGTGCTCAACAAGGGGCATTGGAGTGCGCCAGGGCTGTCTACGCTTACGCATTATCAACATTTCCCAGTAAAAAATCAATTTGGCTGCGCGCAGCTTACTTCGAGAAAACATACGGAACGCGAGAATCTTTGGAGTCTTTGCTTCAAAGGGCGGTTGCTCATTGTCCCAAGAGTGAAGTGCTCTGGCTCATGGGTGCAAAATCTAAGTGGCTGGCT GGTGATGTTCCAGCAGCTAGAGGTATCTTGTCCCTCGCCTTTCAAGCGAACCCAAATTCCGAGGAGATTTGGTTAGCAGCCGTGAAACTAGAATCGGAGAATTCTGAATACGAGAGAGCTCGTCGGTTGCTCGCCAAAGCGCGAGCCTCCGCGCCAACTCCTAGAGTGATGATGAAGAGTGCGAAATTGGAATGGGCATTGAACAATCTTGACGCAGCTTTGCTCCTTCTGAAGGAAGCTCTCGAGGCTTTCGACGATTTCCCAAAGTTGTGGTTGATGAAGGGCCAAATCGAGGAACAGCAGGGGAATTTGGATAAAGCTTTGGATACGTACACTCAAGCT ATAAAGAAGTGTCCGTCTTCGATTCCACTGTGGCGTTTACTGGCCCAACTCGAACATAGGAAGGGTCAAGTTACCAAGGCTCGATCGGTTTTAGAAAAGGCGCGTTTAAAGAACCCAAGGAACGCGGAACTCTGGTTAGAAGCTATTAGGAATGAGTTGAGGAGTGGTGGTGTCAGAGACATGGCAAATACACTTATGGCGAAAGCTTTGCAAGAATGCGCTACATCGGGTTTACTTTGGGCGGAAGCGATCTTTATGGAGCCACGGCCGCAGAGGAAGACCAAAAGCGTTGATGCTTTGAAGAAGTGCGAGCACGATCCTTACGTGCTCCTCGCGGTGTCCAA ATTGTTCTGGTGCGAGCACAAAATCTCAAAGTGTAGAGATTGGTTCAATAGGACAGTGAAAATCGATCCAGACTTGGGAGACGCATGGGCATATTTCTACAAATTCGAGCTTTTAAACGGCACAGAGGAGCAACAGGAAGACGTGAAGAAACGGTGCATTGCTGCGGAACCTCATCATGGTGAAAATTGGTGTAAAGTGTCGAAGAACATAACGCATTGGTGTCTGAGTATAGATCAGATCTTAGTATTAGTTGCAAAGGATTTACCAATTCCAATATAG
- the LOC143370089 gene encoding NF-X1-type zinc finger protein NFXL1 isoform X1, translated as MCKVLLVGAKFHIKMQKFRRIQAQNKVAINKHLEANAYLESSSEDEDDINEEDIQNAVGKVLSAYQGREVDAEKILSYLINIFQSGSAVCLICISTVKRADPIWNCSKCFAFLHLSCILHWIQDSLSIKRERGIEPVWACPKCRMEYGQDKVPRKYTCFCTKVTDPSYQPWNIPHSCGNTCGKPLQPECGHKCVLLCHPGPCPPCARTVSIKCYCGKQMPQQRRCNAKHWSCATACNKRYQSCAHTCNQICHAEDCPPCPETLLLECHCKSNKELKPCSEGVWICDNPCRRPLSCNVHVCQSTCHLSGDCGVCPLEKNRTCPCGKKRYAISCKQEQLPTCGDTCGKLLDCGSHLCNMRCHTDRCGQCLEVVTKSCRCGSHEKEIACGKDFHCNRKCTQMRLCGRHLCNKKCCDCLIKNTYNACEKVCENTLSCHKHKCAAPCHSGPCYPCARTDVIQCRCGHNKITVPCGTRKRIKPPACNKPCKVPPICHHPKRETHKCHQGPCPPCKKICDLVYKRCGHSCVVVCHTKVWLKVSKNDVKTPITGPWDIQKETMQLKTLPCPPCEVSVPVTCLGGHETRPWPCHMARPTSCGRLCGRMLPCTNHTCELVCHKVTAPTDGKAGDLCMDCEKPCSFPRPLGCTHSCPKPCHPAPCFPCKQLVKIPCHCGIVTLYRRCAELTSATVEKRNELLKCGNQCPKNYICGHRCMNDCHPGPCKNENECNKKVKLFCSCKRIKRDFVCSAMQKQQPQIKCDDVCKQLKNERSQAEAALLEQKRQAEKIRNQEEIEKFERKFKPRRKGKDKFDRKHSQQEANYNYWKYCILASLMCIVGIIVFYVGVQKS; from the exons ATGTGTA AAGTACTCCTCGTGGGCGCAaagtttcacataaaaatgCAGAAATTTAGACGAATTCAGGCACAAAATAAAGTAGCGATTAATAAGCATTTAGAAGCAAATGCCTATTTAGAATCGTCTAGCGAAGACGAAGATGACATAAATGAGGAGGATATTCAGAATGCAGTTGGTAAAGTCCTATCCGCTTATCAAGGAAGGGAGGTGGACGCAGAAAAGATCTTGTCCTATTTAATTAATATCTTTCAATCTGGAAGTGCTGTCTGTTTAATATGTATCTCGACTGTAAAGAGAGCAGATCCG ATATGGaactgtagtaaatgttttGCTTTCTTACACTTATCTTGCATTTTGCATTGGATTCAAGATAGTTTAAGTATTAAACGCGAGAGAGGCATCGAACCAGTATGGGCATG TCCGAAATGTCGTATGGAATATGGGCAGGACAAAGTTCCTCGTAAATACACTTGTTTCTGTACCAAAGTTACGGATCCTTCTTACCAGCCATGGAATATTCCACACTCTTGTGGGAATACTTGTGGCAAACCATTACAGCCGGAGTGCGGACACAAATGCGTTTTACTTTGCCACCCTGGCCCGTGTCCTCCATGCGCCAGAACAGTCTCGATCAAGTGTTATTGTGGCAAGCAAATGCCACAGCAGCGACGGTGCAACGCTAAACACTGGAGCTGCGCCACCGCGTGCAATAAAAGATACCAATCATGCGCTCACACCTGCAACCAAATCTGCCACGCCGAAGATTGTCCTCcatgtccagagacattactgcTAGAGTGCCACTGTAAGAGTAACAAGGAACTGAAGCCTTGTTCCGAGGGTGTATGGATTTGCGATAATCCTTGTCGCAGGCCGCTATCTTGTAACGTTCATGTTTGCCAAAGCACGTGCCATTTATCTGGTGACTGCGGAGTATGCCCTTTGGAAAAGAACAGAACGTGCCCTTGCGGGAAAAAGCGTTACGCTATTTCTTGCAAGCAGGAACAGCTGCCCACGTGCGGCGACACGTGCGGCAAGCTACTGGATTGCGGCTCTCACCTTTGTAACATGAGATGTCACACAGATCGATGCGGGCAATGCTTAGAAGTGGTGACAAAGTCGTGCCGATGCGGCAGCCATGAGAAAGAAATCGCGTGTGGCAAAGACTTTCATTGCAACAGAAAGTGCACGCAGATGCGTCTCTGTGGGAGGCATttgtgtaacaaaaaatgttgcGATTGTCTGATCAAGAATACATACAACGCGTGTGAAAAGGTATGTGAGAACACCTTGAGCTGCCATAAACACAAGTGTGCCGCTCCCTGCCATAGCGGTCCGTGCTATCCGTGCGCGCGTACTGACGTTATCCAGTGCAGGTGCGGGCACAACAAAATAACGGTACCGTGCGGTACGAGGAAGAGGATTAAACCACCAGCCTGTAACAAGCCTTGTAAAGTCCCACCAATCTGCCATCACCCTAAAAGAGAGACTCATAAATGCCATCAAGGACCGTGCCCACCTTGTAAGAAAATCTGCGATTTAGTGTACAAACGATGCGGTCATTCTTGCGTCGTCGTTTGTCACACGAAAGTGTGGCTGAAGGTGAGTAAGAATGACGTGAAAACGCCAATTACAGGACCATGGGATATACAGAAAGAGACTATGCAGCTGAAGACGTTGCCCTGTCCACCGTGCGAGGTATCGGTACCAGTTACATGCTTGGGAGGCCACGAGACGCGTCCGTGGCCTTGTCATATGGCCAGACCCACTTCCTGTGGAAGACTCTGCGGGAGAATGTTACCCTGCACGAACCATACTTGCGAATTAGTttgccacaaagtaacggcccCTACAGATGGTAAAGCTGGTGATCTGTGCATGGATTGCGAGAAACCATGCTCGTTCCCACGGCCGCTAGGTTGCACGCACTCGTGTCCGAAACCGTGCCACCCGGCGCCGTGTTTTCCTTGTAAGCAACTAGTTAAGATCCCATGCCACTGCGGTATAGTCACATTGTATCGAAGATGCGCCGAACTGACCTCCGCTACGGTTGAAAAACGCAACGAATTGCTCAAGTGTGGAAAccagtgtcccaaaaat TATATTTGCGGACACCGATGCATGAATGACTGCCACCCAGGCCCGTGCAAGAACGAAAATGAATGCAACAAGAAAGTGAAACTGTTTTGCTCGTGCAAACGTATTAAGAGAGACTTTGTATGCTCGGCGATGCAGAAGCAACAGCCTCAGATAAAATGCGACGATGTCTGTAAGCAATTAAAGAACGAGAGGAGCCAAGCAGAAGCCGCTCTGTTGGAGCAAAAGCGACAGGCGGAAAAGATACGGAACCAAGAAGAGATCGAGAAGTTCGAACGGAAATTCAAACCTCGTCGCAAAGGAAAGGACAAATTCGATAGGAAACACTCGCAACAGGAAGCTAACTATAATTATTGGAAATACTGCATTCTAGCGAGTTTAATGTGTATAGTAGGCATAATAGTATTTTATGTGGGCGTGCAGAAATCGTGA
- the LOC143370089 gene encoding NF-X1-type zinc finger protein NFXL1 isoform X2, with translation MQKFRRIQAQNKVAINKHLEANAYLESSSEDEDDINEEDIQNAVGKVLSAYQGREVDAEKILSYLINIFQSGSAVCLICISTVKRADPIWNCSKCFAFLHLSCILHWIQDSLSIKRERGIEPVWACPKCRMEYGQDKVPRKYTCFCTKVTDPSYQPWNIPHSCGNTCGKPLQPECGHKCVLLCHPGPCPPCARTVSIKCYCGKQMPQQRRCNAKHWSCATACNKRYQSCAHTCNQICHAEDCPPCPETLLLECHCKSNKELKPCSEGVWICDNPCRRPLSCNVHVCQSTCHLSGDCGVCPLEKNRTCPCGKKRYAISCKQEQLPTCGDTCGKLLDCGSHLCNMRCHTDRCGQCLEVVTKSCRCGSHEKEIACGKDFHCNRKCTQMRLCGRHLCNKKCCDCLIKNTYNACEKVCENTLSCHKHKCAAPCHSGPCYPCARTDVIQCRCGHNKITVPCGTRKRIKPPACNKPCKVPPICHHPKRETHKCHQGPCPPCKKICDLVYKRCGHSCVVVCHTKVWLKVSKNDVKTPITGPWDIQKETMQLKTLPCPPCEVSVPVTCLGGHETRPWPCHMARPTSCGRLCGRMLPCTNHTCELVCHKVTAPTDGKAGDLCMDCEKPCSFPRPLGCTHSCPKPCHPAPCFPCKQLVKIPCHCGIVTLYRRCAELTSATVEKRNELLKCGNQCPKNYICGHRCMNDCHPGPCKNENECNKKVKLFCSCKRIKRDFVCSAMQKQQPQIKCDDVCKQLKNERSQAEAALLEQKRQAEKIRNQEEIEKFERKFKPRRKGKDKFDRKHSQQEANYNYWKYCILASLMCIVGIIVFYVGVQKS, from the exons atgCAGAAATTTAGACGAATTCAGGCACAAAATAAAGTAGCGATTAATAAGCATTTAGAAGCAAATGCCTATTTAGAATCGTCTAGCGAAGACGAAGATGACATAAATGAGGAGGATATTCAGAATGCAGTTGGTAAAGTCCTATCCGCTTATCAAGGAAGGGAGGTGGACGCAGAAAAGATCTTGTCCTATTTAATTAATATCTTTCAATCTGGAAGTGCTGTCTGTTTAATATGTATCTCGACTGTAAAGAGAGCAGATCCG ATATGGaactgtagtaaatgttttGCTTTCTTACACTTATCTTGCATTTTGCATTGGATTCAAGATAGTTTAAGTATTAAACGCGAGAGAGGCATCGAACCAGTATGGGCATG TCCGAAATGTCGTATGGAATATGGGCAGGACAAAGTTCCTCGTAAATACACTTGTTTCTGTACCAAAGTTACGGATCCTTCTTACCAGCCATGGAATATTCCACACTCTTGTGGGAATACTTGTGGCAAACCATTACAGCCGGAGTGCGGACACAAATGCGTTTTACTTTGCCACCCTGGCCCGTGTCCTCCATGCGCCAGAACAGTCTCGATCAAGTGTTATTGTGGCAAGCAAATGCCACAGCAGCGACGGTGCAACGCTAAACACTGGAGCTGCGCCACCGCGTGCAATAAAAGATACCAATCATGCGCTCACACCTGCAACCAAATCTGCCACGCCGAAGATTGTCCTCcatgtccagagacattactgcTAGAGTGCCACTGTAAGAGTAACAAGGAACTGAAGCCTTGTTCCGAGGGTGTATGGATTTGCGATAATCCTTGTCGCAGGCCGCTATCTTGTAACGTTCATGTTTGCCAAAGCACGTGCCATTTATCTGGTGACTGCGGAGTATGCCCTTTGGAAAAGAACAGAACGTGCCCTTGCGGGAAAAAGCGTTACGCTATTTCTTGCAAGCAGGAACAGCTGCCCACGTGCGGCGACACGTGCGGCAAGCTACTGGATTGCGGCTCTCACCTTTGTAACATGAGATGTCACACAGATCGATGCGGGCAATGCTTAGAAGTGGTGACAAAGTCGTGCCGATGCGGCAGCCATGAGAAAGAAATCGCGTGTGGCAAAGACTTTCATTGCAACAGAAAGTGCACGCAGATGCGTCTCTGTGGGAGGCATttgtgtaacaaaaaatgttgcGATTGTCTGATCAAGAATACATACAACGCGTGTGAAAAGGTATGTGAGAACACCTTGAGCTGCCATAAACACAAGTGTGCCGCTCCCTGCCATAGCGGTCCGTGCTATCCGTGCGCGCGTACTGACGTTATCCAGTGCAGGTGCGGGCACAACAAAATAACGGTACCGTGCGGTACGAGGAAGAGGATTAAACCACCAGCCTGTAACAAGCCTTGTAAAGTCCCACCAATCTGCCATCACCCTAAAAGAGAGACTCATAAATGCCATCAAGGACCGTGCCCACCTTGTAAGAAAATCTGCGATTTAGTGTACAAACGATGCGGTCATTCTTGCGTCGTCGTTTGTCACACGAAAGTGTGGCTGAAGGTGAGTAAGAATGACGTGAAAACGCCAATTACAGGACCATGGGATATACAGAAAGAGACTATGCAGCTGAAGACGTTGCCCTGTCCACCGTGCGAGGTATCGGTACCAGTTACATGCTTGGGAGGCCACGAGACGCGTCCGTGGCCTTGTCATATGGCCAGACCCACTTCCTGTGGAAGACTCTGCGGGAGAATGTTACCCTGCACGAACCATACTTGCGAATTAGTttgccacaaagtaacggcccCTACAGATGGTAAAGCTGGTGATCTGTGCATGGATTGCGAGAAACCATGCTCGTTCCCACGGCCGCTAGGTTGCACGCACTCGTGTCCGAAACCGTGCCACCCGGCGCCGTGTTTTCCTTGTAAGCAACTAGTTAAGATCCCATGCCACTGCGGTATAGTCACATTGTATCGAAGATGCGCCGAACTGACCTCCGCTACGGTTGAAAAACGCAACGAATTGCTCAAGTGTGGAAAccagtgtcccaaaaat TATATTTGCGGACACCGATGCATGAATGACTGCCACCCAGGCCCGTGCAAGAACGAAAATGAATGCAACAAGAAAGTGAAACTGTTTTGCTCGTGCAAACGTATTAAGAGAGACTTTGTATGCTCGGCGATGCAGAAGCAACAGCCTCAGATAAAATGCGACGATGTCTGTAAGCAATTAAAGAACGAGAGGAGCCAAGCAGAAGCCGCTCTGTTGGAGCAAAAGCGACAGGCGGAAAAGATACGGAACCAAGAAGAGATCGAGAAGTTCGAACGGAAATTCAAACCTCGTCGCAAAGGAAAGGACAAATTCGATAGGAAACACTCGCAACAGGAAGCTAACTATAATTATTGGAAATACTGCATTCTAGCGAGTTTAATGTGTATAGTAGGCATAATAGTATTTTATGTGGGCGTGCAGAAATCGTGA